In a genomic window of Cryptococcus depauperatus CBS 7841 chromosome 8, complete sequence:
- a CDS encoding phenylalanine-tRNA ligase, alpha subunit, with protein MLPILNPEELQPVILQALDASDNGLPDSRQLAFNGKALITQEDQAVMVTYKQITTTLYSLTPEGTTVIENGSHEYRVWSALPVKGQGEPLGVPELEKAVGKETTKIGQMRAFKNKWIAKDGAGFLRAAEAPVDETAKQLRHIDSTGLIPGNDETLAKELTKRKLITPKKHIHYSIEKGPVFTTKVKQLETELTVEMLQSGAWEDASFKQYNFAATGQPTDGGALHPLLKVREEFRTIFFDMGFSEMPTNRFVESAFWNFDAMFVPQQHPARELQDTFYVKDPIKALKPDQDYYNRVRATHEQGGYGSIGYRAPFSEAESEKLLLRTHTTAVTTDMLWRLARQEGGFKPTKMFSIDRVFRNETADATHLAEFHQVEGLVADYNITLGHLIAFMKEFFSKTGNHKLRFKPAYNPYTEPSMEVFSWHEGLGKWIEIANSGMFRPEMLAPMGLPPGVRVLGWGMSLERPTMIKYKIQDIRTLVGHKTDLDQVKKRAAVRLDKGDD; from the exons atgTTGCCCATACTGAATCCTGAAGAATTACAACCCGTAATACTCCAAGCACTTGATGCTTCTGATAATGGTCTTCCCGATTCCCGTCAGCTCGCTTTCAACGGTAAAGCACTCATTACACAAGAAGATCAGGCGGTT ATGGTTACTTATAAACAAATTACCACTACTTTGTATTCGCTAACACCAGAAGGAACTACCGTCATTGAAAATGGTTCACATGAATACCGCGTATGGTCCGCTTTACCAGTTAAAGGCCAGGGAGAGCCACTGGGTGTACCAgagctggaaaaggcaGTAGGAAAGGAAACGACCAAGATTGGACAGATGAGGGCATTCAAAAATAAGTGGATAGCAAAGGATGGCGCAGGGTTTCTCCGTGCA GCAGAAGCTCCTGTGGATGAGACCGCGAAACAACTCCGACATATTGACTCGACAGGCTTGATTCCAGGCAACGACGAGACACTTGCAAAAGAATTAACCAAGCGAAAGCTTATCACTCCAAAAAAGCACATTCATTATTCAATTGAAAAGGGCCCGGTGTTCACGACAAAAGTTAAGCAGCTGGAAACAGAATTGACTGTAGAGATGCTGCAGTC TGGGGCCTGGGAAGATGCTTCGTTCAAGCAATATAATTTTGCTGCAACAGGTCAACCAACGGATGGAGGCGCGCTTCATCCGCTCTTAAAAGTTCGTGAAGAGTTCAGGACcattttctttgatatggg ATTCTCAGAGATGCCTACCAATAGATTTGTTGAATCTGCTTTTTGGAATTTTGATGCCATGTTTGTTCCACAACAACATCCTGCACGAGAGTTGCAAGATACCTTCTACGTCAAAG ACCCCATAAAGGCGCTTAAACCAGACCAGGATTACTACAACCGCGTTCGCGCAACCCATGAACAAGGCGGTTATGGCTCAATTGGTTACCGTGCCCCCTTTTCAGAGGCAGAGAGCGAAAAGCTACTGTTGAGGACACATACAACGGCGGTAACAACGGATATGCTTTGGAGATTGGCAAGGCAGGAAGGAGGATTCAAGCCTACAAAGATGTTTAGTATTGACCGGGTCTTCAG AAACGAGACGGCCGACGCCACTCATCTTGCCGAATTCCACCAAGTTGAAGGTCTCGTGGCCGATTATAACATCACCCTTGGACACTTGATTGCGTTCATGAAGGAATTTTTCTCTAAAACTGGCAATCACAAACTCCGTTTCAAGCCAGCATACAATCCTTATACAGAACCGAGTATGGAGGTGTTTTCGTGGCATGAGGGGCTGGGCAAATGGATTGAAATTGCTAAT TCCGGTATGTTCCGCCCAGAAATGCTTGCCCCTATGGGCTTGCCACCTGGGGTACGCGTCTTGGGATGGGGTATGTCGCTCGAAAGACCTACGATGATCAAGTACAAGATTCAAGACATCAGGACACTTGTCGGACACAAAACAGATTTGGACCAGGTCAAGAAGAGGGCCGCTGTCAGATTGGACAAGGGAGATGATTAG